CTTAAGCGTTGTACCTGAGCAGTGGTCGGAGCGTGGAAGTTTTCAACCACCCAACCTGGGAAGTACAGAAGCAAGATACACAGAAGCGACCAAATCATTGGTGCGAACACAAAACCTCCTTTATATATCTAGTAGGAGCAAGGCATGATTCAAACGGCGACAAAATTACTTACTTTCGAAGAATTTTTGAAGTGGAAGCCAGAGAGTGGACGCTATGAACTGCACGAAGGCGCAATTATTGAGATGCAGCCAACGGGGAAACAAGAAGAGATTACTGGATTTCTATCTACAGAACTGACTCTAGAGTTTCGACGGCTGAGTCTTCCCTACTTTATACTCAAGCAAGCACTGCTCAAAGCCCCGAATAGGGAAACGGGCTATTCGCCTGACGTGCTGATAGTAAACCGTACCTCTTTAGCGACCCAACCCCTATGGGAAAAATTCTCAACCATTACTCAGGGAGCGGCAGTTCCCCTAGTTGTCGAAGTTGTCAGTACTAACTGGCGAGATGATTATCTAACCAAAGTCAGGGACTATGAAGAAATTGGCATTCCTGAATACTGGATTGTCGATTATCTTGGTTTGGGAGGTAGACGGTACATTGGCTCCCCGAAACAACCTACTATTTTCATCTACTATTTAGTTGAAGGTGAGTATCAGGTTAGCCAATTTAGGGGTGCTAACTGCATCGAATCACCAACGTTGCCAGAACTGAAACTGACAGCAGAACAGGTATTTGCTGCGGGCAATCAAGCATAACTATTGACTTATTCGCTGCTGTGAATAGAGATTCCTAATATGAAAAACTTGCTACGAATATCTTCATTCTTGAAAGACAGTTTTACTAGTTTGAATAGCTGGTCTTCGGAGAAAAAATCCATTCTCTTGTTCGACTCATCTGTTGCGGCTGAGGACATTGCTTTCATGCTTGGCGGTCACTGGGATGAATGCAATGGTGTTTGTGTGCCTGAATGTGATGAGGTAGCGGTTAACACTGCTGCGAGTCTGGTGAGAGCAAAATGGTGTTATGGTGGTGCATCCTGTGCTTTTTTAACTCTATTGAGTGTTGATGAACTGAAACGGCGTTATGCAGCGGGAGACAGGAATTTCGCTAATGCTAACTTGAGATGCGCAGACCTCAATAATCTGAACTTAAGTGGAGCTAACTTGGGATGGGCTAAGCTAACTTTGGCTGGCTTGAGCGGAGCCAATCTGAGTGGGGCTGACTTAACTGCGGCAGATTTGAGTAAAGCCAACCTGAGTGAGGCAGATTTGCGAGGAGCCAATTTATCATTGGCGGATTTAAGAGAGGCAAACCTTGCTCAGGCAAACCTAAGTGGGGCTTGCCTAAGAGGTGCTAAACTGACCGAGGCTGCTGGGAGAAGTGAGACTATCCTTCGCTACACGATTGAGCAGGATGGGTAGGTAGCAACGGGGATGGGGCAGGTTGAGGGCTGGGTATTGAGTGAAGTTTCGAACTCAGTCCAACCTTCGGCATATAGTCCTGCTTCTTCAGCCCTGTTCCCAGTTTTCAGGACTTTCACCTCAGTTCGATCTTTTGTCCTTGCTAGATCGAAGTCGTACCACTGATCGTGCCATCGGAGCCGAAACTGAAGGCCTGTCCAACTGGGCGGCAGGTGTGAAGCTTCTATGACTGGTCCCGTCTCAGTCAAACGCACACCAGCAAAACCAAAGACCACTGCTTGCCACACCCCACCAGTAGAAGCACCGTGAATTCCTTCGCTGGCATTGCCGCGTACATCCTTCAGATCTACCAGCGCCGCCCGCATAAAGTGTTCATACGCCTCGGCACTCTTGTCCAAGTTGCAAGCCAAGATAGCCTGAATAGCTGGTCCTAGCGAGGAGCCGTAGGTGTGATCGGTGCGAGGAGTATAGTAGTCCCAGTTTGTTGTGAGTGTATGTTGATACTCGCTCAGAGAAAGGCGCGTCTGCAAAGCTGACTCACGCAATAGGTAGAGAAGCATTAACACATCCGGCTGCTTCAGCACTTGTCGTTGGTTTGCCCCCTCAATGCCCAAAATAGCTTGCATCGACTTGGTGCGCGACTCGTAGTCAGCCCAGTTCACGTCTTCTAGGTTAAAGAAACCATCAAATTGCTCAATCAGATCAGTTTCTGAGTCGTGTAACACAAGCATGTGACGGACGATATGCGCCCAGCGCTTCAACCGCTCTGGTGTTAGGTCAAGTCTTCGCTCTAGTTCAGCTGCCCCTTGAGAATCATACTCGCGCAACCATTTCAGCACAGACAGGGCTATTTCTAAGTGCCACTGCGCCATCCGATTGGTGAAGGTGTTGTTATCTACTCGTTCGTGGTTCTCATCGGGACCAATCACATCACGAATTTCATAACAGCGGCGATCGCCATTCCACTCAACACGGCTACCCCAGAATACGGCTGTATCCAGGATAATTTCAGCGCCGCGCGATCGCATCCAGTCGTTATCATCAGTTGCCTGCCAATAGTGCCAAACGGCATAAGCGACATCAGCATTGATGTGGAGTTCAATATCACCGCACCAGATGCGTACTAGCTCGCCACCTGCACCAGTCACCCAACGGGGGGTAACTTCGTCTCCAGTAGTGGCACTCTCCCAAGCGAACATTGCTCCTTCATAGCCAGCTTCGTGGGCTTTGCGGCGTGCACCCTCCAAAGTGTAGTAGCGGTACGACAGCAAGTTACGCGCTACTAGTGGCTGAGTCAAGGTGAGGAAGGGAAGAATAAAGATTTCCGTGTCCCAAAAGACGTGACCCCGGTAAGCAAAGCCAGAGAGGGTTTTGGCTGGAATGCTCACCCGATCGTCATGACGCGGTGCGGCAGCCAGCAGCTGAAACAGGTTATAACGAACAGCTATCTGAGCGGTGGAGTCGCCTTTGATCGCTACGTCACAGTCTCGCCACAACTCATCCCAAACTGCTCCATGAGCTGCCAGCAAGGTGGCGTAGTTCGGTAAATTTGCTAAGTGCTCTTGTGCTGCTTTCGCTGGGCTGCTAACATCCCGTGAGGTAAAAACAGTCACTACTTTTTCCAGCGTCACAGTCTGTTCCGGGTGAGCTTGGAAGGTTGCCGTTAATGTTGGCCGATCGGGGCTACCCGTCACTTTTACTCGTGCATCTTTTTCTGAGCATGTTAGCCTAGTTGCCATACCCAACTCAATGCCGGAGTGAATGCAGCGCATGTGAAACGAGATTCGACGCTCAGTCCCATCCTGATGCAAACATTCCCAGTGTTTCACACCCTGGTTGTCCGGCTGAGTATTGATGCTAGCTTCTACCTGAATTGCACCCTCAAAATCCACAGGCGTGACCTGACAGCGTACCACCAGCACATGCTCATCTGCCATGCTGATCATCCGCTCAAAGTGGAAATTAACTGTATGTCCAACTGGGCTACGCCATCGCACATCACGACTCAATATTCCCCAGCGCAGATCTAGCTGGCGCTGATAGCTCAGTATCTGTCCCTGGTCAAGACTAAAGCGCTCGCTGCCAATTATAATTGATAGTGACAGCCAGTCAGGGCAGTTTACGAGTTCCGTATGCATCACCGGAACATCATCGTACACACCGTGGATCAAAGTAGCTGGGCTTGCCCCGGCATAACCTTCCTCAAAAGTGCCGCGCGTGCCGAGGTAGCCGTTGCCTAAGGTAAAAAGTGTTTCCTTATGGTGCAATTCAGAAGGATCAAACTGGGTTTCAATAACGGTCCAACCGATGTAGTCCATGAATAGCCTATTTCTGGGAGTATAGTAGGATACAAAAAATTCTTTTTCTAGCATCCCCCTCTAGATATAAATCAGGGGAATAGGTATAAAAGACTACCAGAAACGATACAAAACGCAATAAACAGCAACATTTTGACACTCTCCACGCCTGAAGTCGGGGCAGTCTTGGCTCAACCAGGCAACTTACTGGGTCGTGCTCTAAGCGGGGGATAAGCAGCATGGTAAGATTGCCAAAGTTTTAATTGCAGTTACTGCCAGCTTGTGAAGCTATTCGTTTACCATACCCCCGAACTAACTCCAACAGATCGAATGCCAGACTGTGCGATCGCCGTAGATGTCTTGCGAGCTACCACTACAATGGCCACAGTCTTAGCAGCTGGAGGCGAAGCTGTCCAGATTTTCAGCGATTTAGATCAACTGATGCAGGTTAGCGAAAAATGGTCAGCAGAGAAACGGCTGCGGGCGGGAGAACGAGGCGGGGCAAAAGTCGCTGGCTTCGATCTGGGCAACTCCCCCCTTGACTGCACCCCAGAGCAGGTGCAAGGACGGCGATTATTCATCAGCACCACGAATGGTACCCGTGCCTTACAACGAGTGCAAGCGGCACCAACTGTACTGGCAGCTGCTTTTGTCAACCGCGCTGCTGTAGTGCAGTATGTCCTCAAAAAACAGCCAGAGAGTGTGTGGATTGTTGGTTCTGGTTGGGAGGGCAGTTTTTCGCTAGAGGATACAGCTTGTGCTGGTGCGATCGCCCACAGCCTATTGCAACAAACAAACTTGCCTCTAGAGGATTTAGCTAGTAACGATGAGGTAATTGGAGCGATCGCGCTTTACAGTCAATGGCAAGACAAATTATTAGAGTTGTTCTATCAAGCCAGCCACGGCAAACGACTTTTGCGCCTTGACGGTCACGCTGACCTAAAATACTGTGCCCAAACTGATATTTTGGATGTAATTCCTATCCAACGGGAACCAGGAGTTTTAGTTAAGTTTTGAGTTGTAGGGGCGGGTTTTTCTAAATGTGTGAACACAAATATGTCTAGTAAAACCGCCCTTACTTTCCAGGAAATACCATTCACGGCTGCTGAGGTTGAGGAATAATTTCTGTGAGAACTCTGCCGCCGCTGACAACAATATTTTGCTCCTGGAGGTTTCCGACGGCTTTTTGCCCCTTGAAACTGACTGGCGGGTCAACTTGACGATAGAATACATCTCCATTTGCCTCCATCAACTGACTGGGAAGATACCAAGTCAGTTCTTTAGATTTGAGGGACTGTCCGCGCTGGCCAATCCCATTGACATCGCCGTTCAAGTAGGCAACTTCTTTCTGCGTATCCATTCTGCCTTGGTTTGCGGTCACTGTAATTTGTCTCTGGCGATTTACTAGCCGCACTGGTTGATCTGTTGTCACTATCTCCGTGTTCATGTTCCAGATCATGGAGTTACTGGTTACTTGCATTGGCGGATCGAGTAATGCCAGTTGGGCATTCTGCTTCATTGTGGCGATCTTAGTTTTTAAGTCAACCTCACCTTGATTTGCCGTTGCCCGGTCTGTAATTTTTTTATCTTTATAGCGGTCAATCTCAAGTGGGCGATCGCCAATCAATTTTTGCTCTCGGATTTGCCAAATTAAGTGTTCAGTCCGCATTTGCAAGACGGGATCGCTAGTATTCGCCTCTACTTTCCCTTGCAATTCAATTCGCCCAGTGCGGCTGAATACTCGCGCTTCCTGCGCTACTGCTTGCACTTGGGGATGACTACCGGTCAACTGGTTACGAACAATCAACAGATCTTCCTTTGGTCGCCACTCTAACTCATTACCACGCAACACCAACTTATTTCGGGGATCAGTTGCTACAATCTGACCTTTGAGAAATAGCTGCTCGCCATCCTGCTCAATTTCTCCTTCCTTGGCAGTGATTTGATAAACTGATTTGCCATCCTGAAACAGATCCCCGCTGGGATTCTCAACTTGAGCAACTCTCCGATCTTTGCTGTAAGTTGCCTGCTTCGCCTTCACTATCCAAATCGGTCGCCCCTGTGCATCGGCCTGCTCCAAGGTGACATCATTGAAAGTTAGATTACGCTCAATATCCTGCACTGCCGAAGTATCTTGAGCCCGTTGTTCTACTGTAGAGTTTTGATCCCCACAGGAAATTAGCGTAAATAATAACATCACGCCAATCAGGGGCGCTGCCAAGTAGCGGTAGACCGCGTAGGGAAGATGGAAGGTGTAATTCATACTTCCATCTTGACTCTTCTTATGTATCCGAGGTTTCAATTATGTTCGTCCCCGTTCCATCGTCTGGAGGCTGATCCATTAACCCCAGAGCTGTTAATGGTCGGTAAGTATAGCCTGAGCGGGGTATTTTTTGAATATCTTCTTTAATCCCCTCTAAGTCGATGTAGCGATCAGAAACATTAATTAAACTATCGCTTGTCATTGAGCGTAAACTTACCACTTCTACACGAGCGCCGCGATAACTGACTGCATTCACCGCATAAGCTAAATCGCCATCGCCGCTGACTAACACTGCGGTATCGTAAGAATCCACCAGAGCCATCATGTCTACAGCAATTTCTACATCCAGGTTAGCCTTCTTGGAGCCATCTGGTAGCTGCACCAAATCCTTAGCTATTACTCGGTAGCCGTTCCGACGCATCCACAGTAAAAATCCTTGTTGCTTATCGTTCGTGCGATCTACCCCAGTATAAAAGAACGATCGCAGCAGCCGTGACCCAGCAGTTAACCGACACAGCAGCTTAGTGTAATCAATTTCAATGCCTAGTTGCAGGGCAGCGTAAAACAGATTCGAGCCATCAATAAAAATGGCTACTCGCCCTCTATTCTCTAAAACTTGTTCTGGTGTAAATATTGAGCTGTTTTCAAAATTACTCAACATAAGTGTTAAGCCTCTGTTTTTTATCAAAAAGAAAATTGTTAATTTTTGAATGCCTTTGCCTTATAAAGGCAACCAAATCGCCTTGCAAAAATAATACAGGTTCGAGTAATCAAACCCGCAAGATGCCAATACGCTTGCCCGATCAAACGGTTTCAAGCAGTTCTAGTCTTTGAAAAACGGGTCGGGGTTCACCTAACTTTTGCTTTTGGCTTAGTATTCCCCAAGTAGAATGGATTGTAAATGGGGCTGCAATAGAAATCTGATTTTTATCGTTAAAATCAATAGCGAAGCCTAGCTGCTTATAAATATCATTTGATACATTGGGAATGATCGGTGATAGGAGATAGGCGGCTAGTCTAACTGATTCTAGGACAGCATACAGTACTTGTTCGACATCCTGCTGTCGCCCCTGCTTATATAGTGTCCATGGAGCTTGTTCATCGATAAACTTATTGCTGGCTCTCACTAGATTCAGGATTGCCTCACAAGCTTGACTGAAGGCTAGCGCTTGATAGTACTGTTTAACCTGTTCCCCTAGATAGATACCGATCGCTTTCAGAGGGTTGTCTAAAGTAATATCTTCCTTTGTAAAATTGGGTACAGTATTATTACAATACTTGCGTAGCATATTTAAACTTCGATTTAGCAAGTTGCCTAAGTCATTCGCTAAATCTGCATTGAGAATATTAACAAATCGGGTTTCATTAAAATCTCCATCTTTACCAAATTCAATTTCTTTTAAAAAGTAGTAGCGAACAGCATCTGCACCATATTGCTTAACTAAAGCAACGGGATCAAGGGTATTGCCAAGAGTTTTCCCCATCTTCTGACCGTCCTTGGTCAAAAAACCATGCCCAAATACCTGCTTTGGCAGCGGCAACTCAGCTGACATTAGCATTGCAGGCCAGTAAACTGCATGGAATCTAAGGATATCCTTACCGATTAAGTGCAGGTTAATCGGCCACCATTTAGCTAATGCATTTTCTAAGGTAGGTTCGCTATCTGCATCAAGTAGGGCAGTCACATACCCCAATAAGGCATCGAACCAGACATAAAGGGTGTGGCTGGGATCAACTGGCACTGGAATACCCCAGTCTAAATTCACCCGTGAAATCGAAAAGTCTTTCAGTCCTTGACTAACAAAGCTTAAAACTTCGTTGCGGCGACTCTCTGGCTGAATAAAACTAGGTTGTTCTTGGTAAAGCTTTTCTAGCTGGCTTTGGTAGCGTGATAGCCGGAAGAAGTAATTCTGCTCGTCTCGCCATTCGGCTTGCTTGTTTGTGTGGATGGCACAACGGCGATCCTCTAAAAGTTCCCGCTCTTCTTTAAATTCTTCGCAGGAAACGCAGTACCAACCTTGTTGTTGATCCTTATATATATCTCCTTGATCCCAAACGCGCTGGAAGAATTCTTTAACAATTGCCTCATGTTTAGAAGCCGTGGTTCGGCTGAAGCGATCATACTGGATATTCAGCAGTTGCCAAAGTGCGACAAACCCAGGGACGATTTGATCGCAATAATCCTGAGGCGATCGCCTATTACTTTCTGCTGCCCGCTGGATTTTCTGACCGTGCTCGTCTGTACCTGTAATCATTAATACTGACTTGCCTTGCAGTCTCTCAAGCCGACCTAACACATCCGCAGCAATCGTTGGATAAGCACTACCGATATGAGGTAAATCGTTGACATAATAAAGTGGTGTTGTAACAGTGAATGTTTCTTTCCTTTTATCAGAAAATCTCATTGATTTAAAAAAAACAGTATAAATACTCCCTCTATCATATAGCAGAGCCGACAGTTATAAATTTTTATTACTTTTTCGTTGAAGACAATTTATACTGAGCAATTAAATCACCAATGTAACAAATTTTACGATGGAGTAGAGATAATAAAGAAAGCTTAAAGTGAATCAATATCTGGCAAAAACAGGAAATTAACGGCTTCAAAGCTCGACTGTAGACCTTTATGCTCTTCGGCATAACCAAGAAAACCAACTTTTTCATTAAGGTGGTCGAGAGTAGTCGGAGTTAAAACATTTCTACCTTAAGGTACTCACTCCTGATAGTAAAGAACGTAAAAATTAGTTTCAGTAAATCAATCAGATCTTCTTGTAAAGCATAAGGAAAGCTGATTATTAACTTAAAAAATTGATATCAGTAGTGCATGAGTGCAAATAGCCCCCTTCAAATTTCTCATGGGTTACTTGCAACCCTAGGAACCAAGCTGTTTCGCTACTATGAGGATCGCATTCCTCAAGGTGGTCCAGCATTAGTAGTGAGTAATCATCGCAGCTTTATGGATGCACCCATCTTGATGGCAACAGTGGAACGTCCAATTCGCTTTGCTTGCCATCACTATATGGGTCAAGTACCAGTGATGCGAGAGATTGTAACAGGGCAATTGGGTTGCTTTCCTTTAGATGCGCCTCAATACCGTCAGCAAAGCTTTTTTCATCAAGCAATTGGGTTACTACAAGCCTCGCAGACGGTTGGGGTGTTTCCGGAAGGAACAAAATCAATGGTGCAATTCAGCCAACCAAATCAAATGGGTGAGTTTCAGCGGGGATTTGCTCATCTAGCTTTGCGTGCTGCTTCTGGCGGAGAAATGCATAAACCAGTAGAAAATTTGGTAATTTTGCCAGTAGCGATCGCTTCTCTAGAAGAAGTTAACACCTCAACAATTCCGCTCAGGCTATTGAGTCTGGTTGACCCAACGGAGCCTCTGTTTAATCAAGCAGGGTGGCATCCTTTAGTAATTTATCATCGCGCTGCCGTCCTGATCGGTCGCCCGTATTGGATTACGCTACAACAGCGGAAACAATATCAGGGCAAACAAGCAAAAACTGTTGTGTCTGAGCTAACTCATCACTGTCAAGAAGAAATTGCTAATCTCTTGCGGCAAGGTTGTTATTAGAAGGGGCGAGGGGCGAGGGAATTTGGCTTGATCCTAGAGCAGAACAAAGTTTTGAGACTTTAGTAAGTGTTAAATTTAGATGTTAATTTTATTCATTAAAATTTGCTGTTTGAATGTATGTTTAGCAACCGTTATCGGTTAAGCAGACTGTAAATGCATACTCTAAAAGTGCCTGTCAACAAGGTTTTTCAATCCAAAATCCAAGTCGCTCGCCAACGAGCGCAAACGCTCGGTCCAAAATCCACAATTGGTAGCAATGCCAGAAGTTAAGAGCCGTCCTTGTTTTCTTACTCCTAAAAAGCTCCAGCCTGAGTATCCGCTATTTGTGTTTTTGCCAGGAATGGACGGAACAGGCCAATTGCTGCGAAGGCAAACAGCTGACTTAGAAGTTGCCTTCGATGTCCGCTGTTTCATGATTCCACCTGACGATATGACTAGCTGGGATGGTTTAAGTGTTCAAGTTGTGGACTTGATTGAAGGAGAACTGAAAAGAAACCCCAATCGAGCTGTTTACCTTTGTGGAGAGTCATTTGGTGGCAGTCTAGCGATCAAAGTGGCTTTGCGATCGCCTCAGTTATTTAATCGGATCATTCTGGTTAATCCAGCTTCTTCCTTTCATCGTCGCCCTTGGCTAGAGTGGACATCGCAACTGACCTACCTAGTGCCAGCCCGTGTCTATCACTTTGGAGCCTTGACATTATTGCCGTTTTTAGCGTCTTTAGGGCGGATGTTACCAAGCGATCGCCAAGAACTATTGAAAACAATGCGCTCTGTCCCACCAGAAACTGTCCTCTGGCGGCTGTCTTTAGTAAGAGAATTTGATGTTAACGAAACCCAATTGTGTCAAATCACTCAACCCGTGCTGGTGATTGGTAGTGCCCTTGATCGGCTTTTGCCCTCTATGACTGAAGCCAAACGCTTAGTCAAAATCTTACCTAATGCTCAAATGGTAGTGCTGCCGTATAGCGGTCACGCCTGTTTACTAGAAGCCGATATCCAGCTCTACGAAATTATGCAGGCTGAGAATTTTTTAGGAAATAGCACTGAAACAGTTGAAGCATCAGTTGATCCATTAGTTGCGGGTTCGAATCCTTGAGCAGTCTCGACACAAATCCTTCTTTTTTCTCCCTGAATAAATTCGCTCTTGTTGTATCCACTTTGGGACCGAGGATCTTTGTCTACCCCCCTAACCCCTAACCCCTTTCTTGATCAGCTAGCCAAGAAAAATGTAACAGATTTTACAAAAATCCCGATCTGTCCTAGAAGTGGGGTGTAGGCTAGGCATAGATATCTTCCAGAGAGCCCGCGATCGCGGTAAGAGAGAAGAATATGGTTTCCTCATCACTACTGCCGTTAGAGACTCCTTCTCAAGCGCACATCTGCCCATTTGATCAAGCCTGTAGCTACTTAGAGCAGGCAGCACGAGAGTTACGGATGGACCAAGGTTTGCTAGCGGTTTTGAGTAACCCACGCAAGGTTGTTACTGTGTCCATTCCTGTCAAACTGGATAGTGGTGAAGTGCAGGTACTGGCAGGACATCGGGTACAGCACTGTGATGTCTTAGGCCCCTACAAAGGTGGAACTCGCTATCATCCAGCTGTCACATTGCGGGAAGTTTCAGCCCTGGCAATGCTGATGACTTGGAAATGTGCGCTGTTAAATATTCCCTTCGGCGGTGCTAAAGGTGGCATTGCTTTGGATCCAGCACGCTACAGCGTAGGCGAGCTAGAGCGAATCACTCGTCGTTACACCAGTGAGCTAATTAAGGATATTGGGCCGGCAGTGGACATCCCTGCACCAGACATGGGTACATCTGCCCGCGAGATGGCATGGATGATGGACACTTACTCAGTAAATGTAGGTCACGCTGTGCCAGGAGTTGTAACTGGTAAACCAATTTCGATTGGCGGCTCTCGCGGTCGGGAACTGGCGACTGGACGTGGTGTAATGATTATCGTGCGTGAAGCTTTGGCAGAGCGTGGTCAGTCGCTGGTGGGAGCACGAGTGGTTATTCAGGGTTTCGGGAATGTAGGCAGTGCAGCAGCTCTCTTACTGCATCAGGCTGGAGCAAAGATTCTAGCTGTCTCAACTGGTTCAGGTGGGGTGTTTGCAGAAGCAGGTCTTGATATTCCAGCCTTGAAGACCTACACTGCTCAGAACGGCAGGAGTATTAAAGGATTCCCTGGAAGCGTACCAATTACGAATGCCGAATTGCTAACGCTGCCCTGCGATGTCCTGATTCCAGCGGCACTGGAGAACCAGATTACTGAAGAAAATGTCAACCAAATTCGAGCATCTATTGTGGCAGAAGCCGCTAATGGGCCGGTCACTCTCAAGGCAGACCAGATGCTAGAGTTGCGAGGGATAACAGTGTTGCCAGACATCTTAACGAATGCTGGGGGAGTTGTAGTCAGCTATCTGGAGTGGGTACAGGGGCTTTCTTACGTATTTTGGGATGAGGAGCGCGTCAACTGGGAAATGGAGCAGTTGATGGTGCAGGCATACCACAAGGTGACTCAAAAATCAAAGGCTCGGCAGATACCTCTGCGGCTAGCGGCATACGTGCTGGGTGTAGGTCGCGTCGCCCAGGCAGTCACTGACCGAGGGCTTTACCCCTAATTGGCTGAGCTGATGTGATTTAATACCATTTCTTGTTTTACTTGCACCTTATAAAATCTCTTTGCCCCCTTTTTAAGGGGGGTGGGGGATCGGAAGACGTGAACCTTAAGCAGAATTGGTATAACTTGAATAATAATTCAATCCTATCCGGAACACCCTGCTAATCAGCAATCTGAGGCTCTGCTATCAGTAGAATCAATCGGGGATCGCTTGCTGCGCTTGTCACATTTTGTTACAAAGTATGAATAACTTCTATCAACGCATAAAGCATGTTTGGCGGACTTACTGGTTTAACCAATCCTACTGGCACCGACTGGGGAGAGCGAATGCTCAACACTGTTGCCAGCAAAACGATTCGCCACCTGTTCACCCAAAGCGAGTCAGTAGAAGTCTTTGTCCGCTGCTATCCTTCCAGCAAACTATTGCAGGGCAGCATTGACAGCTTCAAAATGAGCGGTCGTGGCTTGGTCATCCGTAAGGATTTCTGGGTGGAAGAAATGTCGTTTGAGTCTGATGCCGTCGCCATTGACTTTAGTTCCGTTTTAAGCGGCAAACTTGCTCTCAAGCAACCCACCCAAGCTGTTGCCCAGGTCACCCTGACAGAAGCAGGGATCAACCATGCCTTTAAAGCAGAACTGGTGAAAAAGCGCCTCCAGAACCTCTCGTTGCCTGCCTTGACAGAACTATCTAACGGCAAGCCTGTTTCATTCGATCAAGTCCAACTACAACTTTTGCCCAACAACCAAGTGAGAATTTTGGCAAAAGCAGACTTATCTGACGGTGAACTCGTGCCAATTGGTCTTACGGCAACCCTAGCTGTTGAAAGGCGACGGCGCATTTCCTTTCAAGACCCGCAGTTTGAAGCTGATACTGTGCCAGAAGCGCAAAGGGAAATTTCTCAAGCCTTGAGCAGCGCCTTGGCTGAAATTTTAGATAATATGGTTGATTTGGATCGATTTGACCTGGATGGAGTCACAATGCGGATCAACCGTTTAGAAACTCAAGGGACAAATTTGGTTTTCAGCGGCTACGCCCAGATTGAGCGTATCCCAGGTAATCCCTAGAAAAGCAGGGGGAGCAGGGGAGCAGGGGAGGCAGAGGGAGCAGAGAAGATAAGTTTATTACCACTAACCCCTAACCCCTAACCCCTAACCCCTCTTCTTATCGCCCCACTCCTACATAGTAGAAACCAGCCCGTTGCAGTTCTTCCCGGTCAAGGAAGTTGCGACCATCAATC
This window of the Chroococcidiopsis sp. CCMEE 29 genome carries:
- the metG gene encoding methionine--tRNA ligase is translated as MRFSDKRKETFTVTTPLYYVNDLPHIGSAYPTIAADVLGRLERLQGKSVLMITGTDEHGQKIQRAAESNRRSPQDYCDQIVPGFVALWQLLNIQYDRFSRTTASKHEAIVKEFFQRVWDQGDIYKDQQQGWYCVSCEEFKEERELLEDRRCAIHTNKQAEWRDEQNYFFRLSRYQSQLEKLYQEQPSFIQPESRRNEVLSFVSQGLKDFSISRVNLDWGIPVPVDPSHTLYVWFDALLGYVTALLDADSEPTLENALAKWWPINLHLIGKDILRFHAVYWPAMLMSAELPLPKQVFGHGFLTKDGQKMGKTLGNTLDPVALVKQYGADAVRYYFLKEIEFGKDGDFNETRFVNILNADLANDLGNLLNRSLNMLRKYCNNTVPNFTKEDITLDNPLKAIGIYLGEQVKQYYQALAFSQACEAILNLVRASNKFIDEQAPWTLYKQGRQQDVEQVLYAVLESVRLAAYLLSPIIPNVSNDIYKQLGFAIDFNDKNQISIAAPFTIHSTWGILSQKQKLGEPRPVFQRLELLETV
- a CDS encoding lysophospholipid acyltransferase family protein, giving the protein MSANSPLQISHGLLATLGTKLFRYYEDRIPQGGPALVVSNHRSFMDAPILMATVERPIRFACHHYMGQVPVMREIVTGQLGCFPLDAPQYRQQSFFHQAIGLLQASQTVGVFPEGTKSMVQFSQPNQMGEFQRGFAHLALRAASGGEMHKPVENLVILPVAIASLEEVNTSTIPLRLLSLVDPTEPLFNQAGWHPLVIYHRAAVLIGRPYWITLQQRKQYQGKQAKTVVSELTHHCQEEIANLLRQGCY
- a CDS encoding alpha/beta hydrolase yields the protein MPEVKSRPCFLTPKKLQPEYPLFVFLPGMDGTGQLLRRQTADLEVAFDVRCFMIPPDDMTSWDGLSVQVVDLIEGELKRNPNRAVYLCGESFGGSLAIKVALRSPQLFNRIILVNPASSFHRRPWLEWTSQLTYLVPARVYHFGALTLLPFLASLGRMLPSDRQELLKTMRSVPPETVLWRLSLVREFDVNETQLCQITQPVLVIGSALDRLLPSMTEAKRLVKILPNAQMVVLPYSGHACLLEADIQLYEIMQAENFLGNSTETVEASVDPLVAGSNP
- a CDS encoding Glu/Leu/Phe/Val dehydrogenase — encoded protein: MVSSSLLPLETPSQAHICPFDQACSYLEQAARELRMDQGLLAVLSNPRKVVTVSIPVKLDSGEVQVLAGHRVQHCDVLGPYKGGTRYHPAVTLREVSALAMLMTWKCALLNIPFGGAKGGIALDPARYSVGELERITRRYTSELIKDIGPAVDIPAPDMGTSAREMAWMMDTYSVNVGHAVPGVVTGKPISIGGSRGRELATGRGVMIIVREALAERGQSLVGARVVIQGFGNVGSAAALLLHQAGAKILAVSTGSGGVFAEAGLDIPALKTYTAQNGRSIKGFPGSVPITNAELLTLPCDVLIPAALENQITEENVNQIRASIVAEAANGPVTLKADQMLELRGITVLPDILTNAGGVVVSYLEWVQGLSYVFWDEERVNWEMEQLMVQAYHKVTQKSKARQIPLRLAAYVLGVGRVAQAVTDRGLYP
- a CDS encoding DUF2993 domain-containing protein; amino-acid sequence: MFGGLTGLTNPTGTDWGERMLNTVASKTIRHLFTQSESVEVFVRCYPSSKLLQGSIDSFKMSGRGLVIRKDFWVEEMSFESDAVAIDFSSVLSGKLALKQPTQAVAQVTLTEAGINHAFKAELVKKRLQNLSLPALTELSNGKPVSFDQVQLQLLPNNQVRILAKADLSDGELVPIGLTATLAVERRRRISFQDPQFEADTVPEAQREISQALSSALAEILDNMVDLDRFDLDGVTMRINRLETQGTNLVFSGYAQIERIPGNP